The Lacipirellula parvula genome window below encodes:
- a CDS encoding Bcr/CflA family multidrug efflux MFS transporter yields MRTTPSSPEQPAATKPTAGGWRLLVLLGLLSAFSPLAIDMYLPAFPQMEHDLAAAPGRVELTLSLFLAGLATGQYVIGPLSDRTGRRAPLLIGCGVYSLAALGCPLAPTVEWLIVLRFVMGFAGAAGLVVSRAVVRDLFDEKRSASVYSLMMMVTGIAPIVAPLIGGFLLGHFTWHAIFWTLAAIGIASGAAVAFDLRESLPPERRLAQPLDAVIRRSVTILADLRFIGYALAIGFSYGALFAYITGSPKIYIDYFETTPQAFSGFFASNAIVLLATAQLNRLLLRRYSPHALLRFAAIVAFVGGVTLVAFTLGNAGFWPFQLTLCICIATLGLIFPNATAAAMAPFGREAGGASAVLGLLQYIIGAFAGAAVGLLSGTTPLAMAATLTACEAGVFAVIFWSERHRQ; encoded by the coding sequence TTGCGTACGACCCCATCCAGCCCTGAGCAGCCAGCAGCAACGAAACCTACAGCGGGGGGTTGGCGACTGCTCGTGTTGCTCGGTCTCCTGTCGGCTTTCTCGCCATTGGCGATCGACATGTATCTGCCGGCATTTCCGCAGATGGAACACGATCTCGCCGCGGCGCCGGGGCGAGTGGAATTGACGCTCTCGCTGTTCTTGGCGGGCCTCGCAACCGGGCAATATGTCATCGGCCCCCTCAGCGACCGGACTGGCCGTCGCGCGCCGCTGCTCATTGGCTGCGGCGTCTACTCGCTGGCCGCGCTCGGCTGCCCGCTCGCGCCGACGGTCGAGTGGCTGATCGTGCTGCGGTTTGTGATGGGCTTTGCCGGAGCGGCGGGACTTGTCGTCTCCCGCGCCGTGGTGCGTGATCTGTTTGATGAAAAGCGCTCCGCCAGCGTTTACTCGCTAATGATGATGGTGACCGGCATCGCCCCGATCGTGGCGCCGCTGATCGGTGGTTTCTTGCTGGGGCACTTCACTTGGCACGCGATCTTCTGGACGCTCGCGGCGATTGGCATCGCCAGCGGGGCCGCGGTGGCGTTCGATCTGCGGGAATCGCTGCCGCCGGAGCGGCGTCTTGCTCAGCCGCTCGACGCCGTCATCCGCCGCAGCGTAACAATCCTCGCCGATCTGCGGTTCATCGGCTACGCGCTCGCGATCGGATTTTCTTACGGAGCGCTGTTCGCGTATATCACCGGATCGCCGAAGATTTACATCGACTACTTTGAGACGACGCCGCAGGCATTCAGCGGCTTCTTTGCGAGCAACGCCATCGTGCTGCTCGCGACGGCGCAGCTCAATCGCCTGCTACTGCGACGATACTCGCCTCACGCGCTACTTCGTTTCGCCGCTATCGTGGCATTCGTCGGCGGCGTGACGCTCGTCGCGTTCACGCTGGGGAATGCTGGCTTCTGGCCATTTCAGCTCACGCTCTGCATTTGCATCGCGACGCTCGGGCTGATCTTTCCCAACGCCACCGCTGCGGCGATGGCTCCGTTTGGCCGCGAAGCTGGTGGCGCCTCGGCCGTGTTGGGATTGCTGCAGTACATCATCGGCGCCTTCGCCGGCGCTGCGGTCGGTTTACTGAGCGGAACGACGCCGCTCGCGATGGCCGCCACCCTCACCGCTTGCGAAGCGGGCGTCTTCGCCGTCATCTTCTGGAGCGAACGCCACCGCCAGTAG
- a CDS encoding phosphatase PAP2 family protein: MNAPNPYRSLLARTAVALAVCIPLVVVCYFFVDKPVAFFVHDHGIPQTPTIKWLTEPPPLVQGWAPLLVAIMLAAWAWCTPSLWQRTLVIACLSLIVADQCRESLGDVCGRYWPETWHDNNPSLIGTGAYGFHPFKTGDDIGSFPSGHASRIAGFAGVFWIVYPRRRWLCLVVAAPMALSLIAMNYHFVGDVIAGSFLGGIVATYAATLAKLDTKS, from the coding sequence ATGAACGCTCCGAATCCATATCGTAGCTTACTCGCCCGCACGGCCGTCGCGCTGGCGGTCTGCATTCCACTGGTAGTTGTCTGCTATTTCTTCGTCGACAAACCGGTCGCGTTCTTCGTCCACGATCATGGCATCCCGCAGACGCCGACCATCAAGTGGCTCACCGAGCCGCCGCCGCTCGTGCAAGGCTGGGCCCCGTTGTTGGTAGCAATCATGCTCGCTGCGTGGGCATGGTGCACGCCTAGCTTGTGGCAACGAACGCTGGTAATCGCGTGCCTGAGCCTCATTGTCGCCGATCAGTGTCGCGAATCTCTCGGCGACGTCTGCGGTCGTTACTGGCCCGAGACGTGGCACGACAACAATCCATCGCTCATCGGCACTGGCGCCTACGGTTTTCATCCGTTCAAAACGGGCGACGACATCGGCAGCTTTCCATCAGGCCATGCATCGCGCATCGCTGGCTTCGCGGGTGTGTTTTGGATCGTCTATCCGCGGCGTCGTTGGCTGTGTCTGGTTGTCGCCGCGCCGATGGCGCTCAGCCTGATTGCGATGAACTACCACTTCGTCGGCGATGTGATCGCCGGCAGCTTCCTAGGCGGGATTGTCGCCACGTACGCAGCCACGCTGGCCAAGCTAGATACGAAAAGCTAA
- a CDS encoding redoxin family protein encodes MRFEFHDTWFLPRSLDDFSAKTFPTPRRAFVLVFTNTTCPLVQRYWPRLKELEAAYREQGVQFLAVNVGAEDSILDVAAQGVEFDVPFPLVKDTDGQCVAACGVDRTPEVVVIDAERRLRYRGRIDNQIRLSGTTAGAVKQELRDAIDALLADRPIAVTETPVDGCRITALPANTPEQPPTYVESIAGLMAKHCTECHQENTAAPFALETFDEVAANGEMIAEVVAERRMPPWYAASEHGEFTNCREMPAEDREAIIAWVRGGMPLGRAKPSGYVTIKPDPAANEAAISDNASSDDTWANRKWSIGEPDLVLTALAEFDVPAEGYVDYRYAVLPKLFTQDMWFEAAEVLPDNPRVVHHCNLGLIPIGGDGRNAKLVTGYVPGGGPMQLGDGVAGKIPAGSMLGLQVHLTTTGKPEKCRIRVGFRFPRERVTKELRYVELASHGFKIPPHAPFHRLDASRTVDRDVTAYGMFAHMHVRGKDVTFRAHSPGSEPQTLLMIPNYSFDWQLPYYLPKGAKRFPAGTRFEAVAHFDNSAFNPYNPDPSAEVREGQQTFEEMMYGYVFYTVDDENLQLAVDPQSGGAVKDDSPDEKLAPGQ; translated from the coding sequence GTGCGGTTCGAGTTCCATGACACGTGGTTTCTGCCGCGTTCGCTAGACGACTTCAGCGCGAAGACCTTTCCAACGCCGCGACGGGCGTTCGTGTTGGTGTTCACGAACACGACTTGCCCGCTCGTGCAGCGCTATTGGCCGCGGTTGAAGGAATTGGAAGCCGCGTACCGCGAGCAAGGCGTGCAGTTTCTGGCGGTCAACGTTGGAGCGGAAGATTCGATCCTCGACGTGGCGGCGCAGGGAGTCGAGTTCGACGTGCCGTTCCCTTTAGTGAAAGATACCGACGGACAGTGCGTGGCGGCCTGCGGCGTCGATAGGACGCCGGAGGTCGTCGTGATCGACGCCGAGCGGCGGCTGAGGTACCGAGGCCGAATCGACAACCAAATTCGGCTGAGCGGAACAACTGCCGGCGCAGTGAAGCAGGAGCTTCGCGACGCGATTGACGCTCTGCTTGCCGATCGCCCAATAGCCGTTACGGAAACGCCGGTGGATGGTTGCCGGATCACAGCACTGCCCGCCAATACGCCGGAGCAACCGCCTACGTACGTTGAATCAATTGCAGGCCTGATGGCGAAGCATTGCACCGAATGCCATCAAGAAAATACTGCGGCGCCGTTCGCGTTGGAGACGTTCGACGAAGTGGCGGCCAATGGCGAAATGATTGCCGAGGTCGTGGCCGAGCGTCGCATGCCGCCGTGGTATGCGGCCAGCGAACATGGCGAGTTCACGAACTGCCGCGAGATGCCGGCCGAGGATCGTGAGGCGATCATCGCCTGGGTGCGCGGCGGCATGCCGCTCGGGCGAGCAAAGCCATCGGGGTACGTTACCATCAAACCCGACCCAGCGGCAAATGAAGCCGCCATTAGTGATAACGCATCGAGCGACGACACATGGGCCAATCGCAAGTGGTCGATCGGCGAGCCCGATCTGGTGCTCACGGCACTCGCGGAATTCGATGTGCCGGCCGAAGGTTACGTCGACTATCGCTATGCCGTGCTGCCGAAGCTGTTCACGCAGGACATGTGGTTCGAAGCGGCCGAAGTGCTGCCCGACAACCCGCGCGTCGTCCATCACTGCAATCTCGGCCTCATCCCGATTGGCGGTGATGGCCGGAACGCCAAATTGGTCACCGGTTACGTGCCGGGCGGCGGGCCGATGCAACTGGGCGACGGCGTCGCGGGGAAGATTCCGGCCGGTTCGATGTTGGGGCTGCAGGTCCATCTCACGACGACCGGCAAGCCGGAGAAGTGTCGCATTCGCGTCGGTTTTCGTTTTCCGCGCGAGCGCGTAACGAAGGAACTTCGCTACGTCGAATTGGCGAGCCACGGTTTTAAGATTCCCCCGCACGCGCCGTTCCACCGGTTGGATGCGAGCCGCACTGTTGACCGCGACGTGACCGCGTATGGGATGTTCGCTCACATGCACGTGCGCGGGAAAGACGTGACGTTCCGCGCCCACTCGCCGGGTAGTGAGCCGCAGACGCTGTTGATGATTCCGAATTACAGCTTTGATTGGCAACTGCCGTATTACTTGCCGAAAGGCGCCAAACGGTTCCCCGCCGGCACGCGTTTCGAAGCGGTTGCGCACTTCGATAACTCGGCGTTTAATCCGTACAACCCCGATCCGTCAGCGGAAGTTCGTGAGGGGCAGCAGACGTTCGAAGAGATGATGTACGGGTATGTGTTTTACACGGTGGATGACGAAAATCTGCAATTGGCGGTTGATCCGCAGAGTGGCGGGGCGGTGAAGGACGATTCGCCGGACGAAAAATTAGCCCCCGGTCAGTGA
- a CDS encoding serine/threonine-protein kinase, translated as MADPAQHDPDSGGTNDRADSRTRDDRFNTQDPNGPNAWTYSAERQRFTVLRLHQQGGLGRLMIAQDGELNREIALKEILPAYADDHENRRRFVREAEITGNLEHPGIVPVYSLGEFADGRPYYAMQFVRGVDLRMAIEDYFDKSASRPEKELEFRQLLARFVSVCQAVDYAHSRNVIHRDLKPGNIMLGAFGETFVVDWGLAKTLDGKAAADDFELLPVTPSHRAQTDQTQAGRIVGTTQYMSPEQASGRLDQLTAASDVYGLGATLYHLLTGQPPFDGAAEDVVFRVQQGRFKPPREVRAETPRPLQAICLKAMARQPSQRYASARALALDVERYLADEPVAAHRESLAARSWRWVRRHRSFVTSVSVVALLAIAGLTVGVGLLKVQRDRAERNFQLAQDAVRQYYIRVSEETLLNQPGMQPLRDALLKQALEYYQEFLKERGDDPQLRQEVAQAEFFVGRMIETIDSATPAIEHYERAAEVQQQLVAKSSGSVRTELEVEYAQTLNALGRAHQNLKQNKSARRYFTQAAELREAIAKQRPDDAEAARTLASSLMNLGLLDLAAGDAAAAIKQLERAQTLRRAQLNGDETPQTLRRDLGMGDFNLAQVRIQQGDLVGAKQNLAEAIATFGTLATANPADFENSRRLALCQRMLGDVEAASGRPEEAVAALSAARAAMRELADRNPSVPEYAADLAGIEMNLGMQFSADGETSGALESLESATKRLQTLQAAGDASPRHQCDLGVALRATGELLADIYRTDDARAKLQESQRILRELVEQHPNEPQFAAELKLTDELLAELDAI; from the coding sequence ATGGCCGATCCTGCTCAGCATGATCCTGATTCGGGCGGGACCAACGATCGCGCCGATTCGCGGACTCGCGACGACCGTTTCAACACGCAAGACCCCAACGGCCCCAATGCGTGGACCTACTCGGCGGAGCGGCAGCGCTTCACGGTGCTGCGGCTCCACCAGCAAGGCGGCCTCGGGCGGTTGATGATCGCCCAAGACGGCGAACTGAATCGCGAGATTGCGCTCAAGGAAATTCTGCCGGCGTACGCCGACGACCATGAGAATCGCCGCCGCTTCGTCCGCGAGGCGGAGATCACCGGCAACCTTGAGCATCCTGGCATCGTGCCGGTCTACAGTCTCGGCGAATTTGCCGACGGTCGGCCTTACTACGCGATGCAGTTCGTCCGCGGCGTTGATTTGCGGATGGCGATCGAAGACTACTTCGACAAGTCTGCGAGTCGGCCGGAGAAGGAACTTGAGTTTCGCCAGTTGCTGGCGCGGTTCGTCTCGGTTTGCCAAGCTGTCGACTATGCCCACAGTCGCAATGTGATTCATCGCGACCTGAAGCCGGGCAACATCATGCTTGGCGCATTCGGCGAAACGTTCGTTGTCGATTGGGGACTGGCGAAGACGCTCGATGGGAAAGCGGCGGCCGACGACTTCGAGTTGTTGCCGGTCACGCCGTCGCATCGGGCTCAAACCGATCAAACGCAAGCGGGGCGGATCGTCGGCACGACGCAATACATGAGTCCCGAGCAGGCGTCAGGTCGGCTCGATCAGCTCACCGCGGCGAGCGACGTCTACGGACTGGGCGCGACGCTCTATCATTTGCTCACAGGGCAACCGCCGTTCGACGGCGCCGCGGAGGACGTTGTCTTCCGCGTTCAGCAGGGCCGTTTCAAACCTCCGCGGGAAGTCCGTGCCGAGACGCCGCGGCCGTTGCAAGCGATTTGCCTCAAGGCGATGGCCCGCCAGCCGTCGCAGCGATACGCTTCGGCCCGGGCGCTGGCTCTCGACGTCGAGCGGTACCTCGCCGACGAACCGGTGGCGGCCCACCGCGAATCGCTGGCCGCGCGGAGTTGGCGGTGGGTGCGGCGTCATCGATCGTTCGTCACGAGTGTCTCCGTCGTCGCTTTGCTCGCGATCGCCGGTTTGACCGTCGGCGTCGGCTTGCTCAAGGTGCAGCGCGATCGGGCTGAGCGGAATTTTCAGCTCGCGCAAGACGCCGTGCGGCAGTACTACATTCGCGTGAGCGAAGAGACGCTGCTCAATCAGCCTGGCATGCAACCGCTCCGCGATGCGCTCTTGAAGCAAGCGCTGGAGTACTACCAAGAGTTCCTCAAGGAGCGGGGCGACGATCCGCAACTGCGGCAAGAGGTGGCGCAGGCCGAGTTTTTCGTCGGCCGCATGATCGAGACGATCGATTCCGCAACGCCGGCAATTGAGCACTACGAGCGAGCTGCGGAGGTTCAGCAGCAGCTCGTGGCGAAAAGCTCGGGAAGCGTGCGGACTGAATTGGAAGTCGAGTATGCACAAACGCTCAACGCACTCGGCCGGGCGCACCAGAACCTCAAGCAAAACAAGTCGGCTCGGCGGTACTTCACCCAAGCGGCCGAGTTGCGCGAAGCGATCGCCAAGCAGCGCCCGGATGACGCCGAGGCCGCTCGAACGCTCGCGAGCAGTTTGATGAACCTAGGGCTGCTCGATCTGGCTGCTGGCGATGCTGCAGCAGCGATTAAACAGTTGGAGCGGGCGCAAACGCTGCGGCGGGCGCAGCTCAACGGCGATGAAACTCCCCAAACGCTGCGCCGCGATCTTGGGATGGGCGATTTCAATTTGGCGCAGGTGCGGATCCAGCAAGGCGATCTCGTCGGCGCCAAGCAGAATCTGGCGGAGGCCATCGCGACGTTCGGCACCCTGGCAACCGCCAATCCCGCCGACTTCGAAAACAGTCGGCGGCTCGCCCTTTGCCAACGGATGCTCGGAGACGTCGAAGCAGCCAGCGGCCGTCCGGAAGAAGCGGTCGCGGCGCTCAGCGCCGCACGCGCGGCGATGCGCGAACTCGCCGACCGCAATCCGAGCGTCCCGGAGTACGCCGCCGATCTTGCCGGGATCGAAATGAACCTCGGCATGCAGTTCAGCGCCGACGGCGAAACGAGCGGAGCCCTCGAGTCGCTCGAGTCAGCGACGAAGCGGTTGCAAACGTTGCAAGCCGCGGGAGACGCCTCGCCCCGCCACCAGTGCGACTTGGGCGTCGCACTGCGAGCGACCGGCGAATTATTGGCGGACATTTACCGCACAGACGACGCGCGGGCGAAGCTGCAAGAATCGCAGCGCATCTTGCGGGAACTCGTCGAGCAGCACCCGAACGAGCCGCAGTTCGCT